From Halotia branconii CENA392, the proteins below share one genomic window:
- the cobD gene encoding threonine-phosphate decarboxylase CobD, with the protein MRQPAHGGNLAWAAALAGCPPDAILDFSASISPLGPPNSAIAAITSQIDNLRHYPDPDYSELRLALSHFHQLPPEWILPGNGSAELLTLAGRELVELAATALITPAFGDYYRTLAAYNAKVLEFPLNLGDNDDLSFNKGQNTKDKGLLLNNPHNPTGKLFSRQAILPYLKQFALVVVDEAFMDFLHPNQEQSLISMVQEYENLVVLRSLTKFYSLPGLRLGYAIANPKRLTKWQLWRDPWPVNTLAAAAAIAAIQDQKFQQQTWKWLPPARNQLFAGLASLPGLQPQPSAANFLLIESQQSSLQLQRQLLQHERILIRDCLSFKELGDRFFRIAVRSDFDNQRLLTALHSLLSVKF; encoded by the coding sequence ATGCGGCAACCAGCTCATGGGGGAAATTTAGCTTGGGCAGCAGCACTGGCTGGCTGTCCCCCTGACGCTATTCTGGATTTTTCTGCCAGCATCAGTCCTTTGGGACCACCAAATAGCGCCATCGCTGCTATTACGTCCCAAATCGACAATCTCAGGCACTATCCAGACCCAGATTATAGTGAACTGAGACTTGCTCTCAGTCACTTCCATCAATTACCGCCAGAGTGGATTCTGCCTGGAAATGGTTCAGCAGAGTTACTCACTCTCGCAGGTAGGGAATTAGTAGAACTAGCCGCAACAGCGTTAATTACTCCAGCCTTTGGCGATTATTACCGTACCCTAGCAGCGTACAACGCTAAAGTACTGGAGTTTCCCTTAAATTTAGGGGATAACGATGATTTGTCATTTAATAAAGGACAAAACACCAAGGACAAAGGACTACTTCTGAATAATCCCCATAACCCAACCGGAAAGCTGTTTTCGCGGCAAGCTATTTTGCCTTATTTGAAACAGTTTGCTTTGGTGGTGGTGGATGAAGCATTTATGGATTTTTTGCACCCCAATCAGGAACAAAGCTTGATTTCGATGGTGCAGGAATATGAGAACTTAGTGGTATTGCGATCGCTAACCAAATTTTACAGTCTCCCTGGACTGAGATTAGGATATGCGATCGCTAACCCCAAACGCCTTACTAAATGGCAACTATGGCGTGATCCCTGGCCTGTAAACACCCTAGCGGCAGCAGCAGCAATTGCTGCCATCCAAGATCAAAAATTCCAACAACAAACCTGGAAATGGCTACCACCTGCACGAAATCAACTGTTTGCGGGTTTAGCCTCACTTCCAGGATTGCAACCCCAACCAAGTGCTGCTAACTTCTTACTGATTGAGTCACAACAGTCAAGTTTGCAGTTACAGCGACAATTACTCCAGCATGAGCGAATTTTAATCCGCGATTGCCTGAGTTTTAAAGAACTAGGCGATCGCTTTTTTAGGATTGCTGTACGTTCCGATTTTGATAACCAGCGCTTACTAACAGCGCTACACTCATTGCTAAGTGTTAAGTTCTGA
- a CDS encoding dihydrolipoyl dehydrogenase family protein: MTIDYDVVIIGGSLAGRYAALVATQLHATVALVEPPINSRFLHHHAMSEIGKLAQSLNHATDFGIHATQTSIAWQEAMLYTRSVVSNIQQQSSPATLAALGVDVIFGSGQFQSSPHLAFTVNDRLLKARTYLLASGSRSAIPDIAGLSTTGYLTLSNIWQSLKEPTLPKNWVIIGGVPQSIEIAQILARLDCKVTLVVESLHILPYADPEIALLLQAQLEVDGVRLLTQTVVTQVMRIEHKKWIQAGDKAIEADEILVATGQQPNVEFLNLAAVGVKWRRHRLVVNNKLQTTNRRIYACGDVIGGYDFVNVANYEARIALKNALFFPRFQVNYRCIPWAIFPHPMLAEVGLTEAQAKRQFKRDQVLILRQYYKSVAAAQLRDETTGICKLIVLKNGEILGASILGAEAGELINLIAFAMSQKISVKHLANLASVYPSFSEILEQAAREWSNYKLNNKIALQDFLEGFFHFRRNWNL; encoded by the coding sequence ATGACTATTGATTACGATGTCGTGATTATTGGCGGTAGTCTAGCCGGACGTTACGCTGCTTTAGTTGCCACCCAACTACATGCCACAGTTGCTTTAGTAGAACCTCCCATAAATAGCAGGTTTCTTCATCACCACGCCATGAGCGAAATTGGCAAACTCGCACAAAGTCTTAATCATGCAACGGATTTTGGTATTCATGCCACACAGACTTCCATAGCATGGCAAGAAGCTATGCTGTATACGCGCAGCGTCGTTTCAAATATTCAACAACAAAGTTCTCCTGCTACCTTAGCGGCGCTAGGAGTTGATGTAATTTTTGGCAGTGGTCAATTTCAATCTTCACCCCATCTGGCATTTACCGTTAATGACCGTCTACTCAAAGCCAGAACTTATTTACTCGCGAGTGGTTCTCGTTCAGCAATTCCAGATATTGCAGGATTGTCAACCACTGGTTACTTGACTCTATCTAATATTTGGCAGTCTTTGAAAGAACCAACACTGCCCAAAAATTGGGTGATTATTGGTGGTGTTCCCCAAAGCATTGAAATAGCCCAAATCTTAGCGCGATTGGATTGTAAAGTAACGCTGGTAGTCGAATCTCTCCATATTTTGCCTTATGCTGATCCAGAGATAGCCCTGCTACTTCAAGCGCAATTAGAAGTTGATGGTGTGCGCCTCCTCACCCAAACTGTAGTAACTCAAGTGATGCGAATTGAGCATAAAAAGTGGATTCAAGCAGGAGATAAGGCAATTGAAGCTGATGAAATTTTAGTAGCAACTGGACAACAGCCCAATGTAGAATTTCTCAATTTAGCTGCGGTAGGAGTAAAATGGCGGCGACATCGCTTGGTTGTCAACAATAAATTGCAAACCACCAACCGCCGAATTTATGCTTGTGGCGATGTTATTGGTGGTTATGATTTTGTTAATGTCGCTAATTATGAAGCCAGAATCGCCTTGAAAAATGCCCTATTTTTTCCCAGGTTCCAAGTCAATTATCGGTGTATTCCTTGGGCGATATTTCCTCACCCCATGTTAGCAGAAGTAGGTTTGACAGAGGCGCAAGCAAAACGCCAATTTAAGCGAGATCAAGTTTTAATTTTACGGCAATATTATAAATCAGTAGCAGCAGCCCAACTGCGGGATGAAACCACAGGTATTTGCAAATTAATAGTATTAAAAAATGGGGAAATTTTGGGGGCTTCTATATTAGGTGCAGAAGCCGGAGAGTTAATAAATTTGATTGCTTTTGCTATGTCTCAAAAAATTTCAGTAAAACATTTAGCAAATTTAGCTTCTGTCTATCCCAGCTTTTCAGAAATTCTCGAACAAGCTGCCAGAGAGTGGAGTAACTACAAATTAAATAACAAAATTGCTTTGCAAGACTTTTTAGAAGGCTTTTTCCATTTCCGCCGTAATTGGAATTTATGA